In a genomic window of Caloenas nicobarica isolate bCalNic1 chromosome 1, bCalNic1.hap1, whole genome shotgun sequence:
- the SMIM30 gene encoding small integral membrane protein 30 — translation MSSTENTSKLFLVLVTLLLVLPGVEAMDAGDTIAFLLGLAVSVVGFCACLGLYARKRNGQQ, via the coding sequence ATGTCTTCTACCGAGAACACCTCAAAACTTTTCCTGGTCCTTGTTACattgctgctggtgctgccaggaGTCGAAGCCATGGATGCAGGAGATACCATCGCCTTCCTACTGGGCCTCGCTGTCAGTGTCGTTGGATTCTGTGCCTGCCTTGGCTTGTAtgcaaggaaaaggaatggACAGCAATGA